Proteins co-encoded in one Paracoccus aestuarii genomic window:
- a CDS encoding DUF3572 family protein produces the protein MGFSADRASDLAMRILLEMAERPEDVAGFLGTSGLQASELRNLAQRPDIALFLLDFIAEDDDRILRFSAALGLRPQDIMAARTALSGPGSYGWAAD, from the coding sequence ATGGGGTTTTCCGCCGATCGGGCATCGGATCTGGCCATGCGGATCCTTCTGGAGATGGCCGAGCGCCCCGAGGATGTGGCGGGTTTCCTGGGCACATCGGGACTGCAGGCCTCGGAGTTGCGCAACCTGGCGCAGCGGCCCGACATCGCCTTGTTCCTGCTGGATTTCATCGCCGAGGATGACGACCGGATCCTGCGCTTTTCCGCGGCGCTCGGGCTGCGTCCCCAGGACATCATGGCGGCGCGCACCGCGCTGTCGGGACCGGGCAGCTATGGCTGGGCGGCCGACTAG
- a CDS encoding heme NO-binding domain-containing protein: protein MNGLVNRAIEEFLRSTYGDALVAAVVDDAIAADSLLSGSGTTFGTEALDRAAFRLAKPRSEMFEDLGAWMTRVEPIRRLLRFSGRDFRDFLLRLDELPGRAHLVLPRLVLPRLQVEAEGQAVWLQFPEPDEVWQNLLVGLIRGMADDYGALSLISVEDGMIRIDIWDERFAEGRLFTLDAQAQPGVPL from the coding sequence ATGAACGGTCTGGTCAATCGCGCGATCGAGGAATTCCTGCGATCGACATATGGGGATGCGCTGGTCGCGGCCGTGGTGGATGACGCGATCGCGGCGGACAGCCTGCTGTCGGGGTCGGGAACGACCTTCGGCACCGAGGCGCTGGATCGCGCCGCCTTCCGGCTGGCCAAGCCGCGATCCGAGATGTTCGAGGATCTGGGCGCCTGGATGACCCGGGTCGAGCCGATCCGGCGGCTGCTGCGCTTCTCGGGGCGGGATTTCCGCGACTTCCTGCTGCGGCTGGACGAATTGCCGGGCCGCGCGCATCTGGTCCTGCCGCGGCTGGTCCTGCCCAGGCTGCAGGTCGAGGCGGAGGGACAGGCGGTCTGGCTGCAGTTCCCCGAACCCGACGAGGTCTGGCAGAACCTGCTGGTCGGCCTGATCCGCGGCATGGCCGACGATTACGGCGCGCTGTCGCTGATCTCGGTCGAGGACGGGATGATCCGCATCGACATCTGGGACGAGCGCTTCGCCGAGGGGCGGCTGTTCACGCTGGACGCCCAGGCCCAGCCCGGGGTGCCGCTGTGA
- a CDS encoding GGDEF domain-containing protein, with translation MPEARLDPRALQDLLPMHLWLDDAGRVLSVGRTLAKLVPGVAGDAGGAPDRHLAQHLACARPGQGPCSLAAIRAAVDRHLRLFLRVVATPDVVLRGHGVRMGDGTMLVNLGFGIGLHRAIRAADLTDDDFAPSELAMELLFLHEANRAVLTELSRFNDQLAQSREVALQQAQTDPLTGLFNRRGLEIALDRALRSPMDRPETCPLPFALIHLDLDHFKQVNDSLGHQAGDDLLRAVGAVLRSQIRKADTAARIGGDEFVMIVKGMTSRAGLEQLTQRIIRAVGDLSPPELGVLKVSASLGVVIWAPGGTTDPIALLALADAELYRAKEAGRGCARIA, from the coding sequence ATGCCCGAGGCGCGGCTGGACCCGCGGGCGTTGCAGGACCTGCTGCCCATGCATCTGTGGCTGGACGATGCGGGGCGCGTCCTGTCGGTGGGACGGACGCTGGCCAAGCTGGTCCCGGGCGTGGCGGGGGATGCGGGCGGCGCACCCGACCGGCATCTGGCCCAGCATCTGGCCTGCGCGCGGCCGGGGCAGGGGCCCTGTTCGCTGGCCGCGATCCGGGCGGCGGTGGACCGGCATCTGCGCCTGTTCCTGCGTGTGGTGGCCACGCCGGATGTCGTGCTGCGCGGCCACGGGGTGCGGATGGGCGACGGCACGATGCTGGTCAATCTGGGCTTCGGGATCGGGCTGCACCGCGCGATCCGCGCGGCGGATCTGACCGATGACGACTTCGCCCCCTCCGAGCTGGCGATGGAGCTGCTGTTCCTGCACGAGGCCAATCGCGCCGTCCTGACCGAGCTGTCGCGCTTCAACGACCAGCTGGCCCAATCGCGCGAGGTCGCGCTGCAGCAAGCGCAAACCGATCCGCTGACCGGCCTCTTCAACCGCCGCGGGCTGGAGATCGCGCTGGACCGGGCGCTGCGCAGCCCCATGGACCGCCCCGAGACCTGCCCGCTGCCTTTTGCGCTGATCCATCTGGACCTCGATCATTTCAAGCAGGTGAATGACAGCCTGGGCCACCAAGCGGGCGACGACCTGCTGCGGGCCGTGGGGGCGGTCCTGCGGTCCCAGATCCGCAAGGCGGACACGGCCGCGCGCATCGGTGGCGACGAATTCGTCATGATCGTCAAGGGCATGACCTCGCGCGCGGGGTTGGAGCAGCTGACGCAGCGCATCATCCGGGCGGTGGGCGACCTCTCTCCGCCCGAACTGGGGGTGCTGAAGGTCTCGGCCAGCCTCGGGGTGGTGATCTGGGCCCCCGGCGGCACGACGGACCCGATCGCGCTGCTGGCCTTGGCGGATGCCGAGCTTTACCGGGCGAAGGAGGCCGGGCGCGGCTGCGCGCGGATCGCCTGA
- a CDS encoding Crp/Fnr family transcriptional regulator: MDGQIQQAEAAPARRSAQATDWLGVLQRTRPALLRGMTDQAMAAMLSEARIQQFRKPLTLLRQGEPAEWGYLILRGRIEVSYIDINGNRVLAHLAQPGEVLGEVEQFSGRTCAANCTTLRDTTVMLFDAGLILRYLPADLLMRNFAGIFHDRLTRDNRQHSVAMFYDAEDRIRIHLLSMTTPDTPEVALSQADLAGFAGCSRQTVNKTLSQLRADGVVEMGRGAIRILDRDRLQAARPGGEQILLDEAATGPHMPKV; encoded by the coding sequence ATGGACGGCCAGATCCAACAGGCAGAGGCGGCACCCGCGCGGCGTTCTGCGCAGGCGACCGATTGGCTGGGCGTGCTGCAGCGCACCCGCCCGGCGCTGCTGCGGGGCATGACGGATCAGGCGATGGCCGCGATGCTGTCCGAGGCCCGCATCCAGCAATTCCGCAAGCCCCTGACCCTGCTGCGTCAGGGCGAGCCCGCCGAATGGGGATATCTGATCCTGCGCGGCCGGATCGAGGTCAGCTATATCGACATCAACGGCAACCGCGTCCTGGCCCATCTGGCCCAGCCCGGCGAGGTTCTGGGCGAGGTCGAGCAGTTCTCGGGCCGGACCTGCGCGGCCAACTGCACGACCCTGCGCGACACGACGGTGATGCTGTTCGATGCGGGGCTGATCCTGCGATACCTGCCCGCGGACCTGCTGATGCGGAACTTCGCGGGGATATTCCACGACCGCCTGACGCGCGACAACCGCCAGCATTCCGTGGCGATGTTCTATGATGCCGAGGACCGCATCCGCATCCACCTGCTGTCCATGACAACCCCCGACACGCCCGAGGTCGCGCTGAGCCAGGCCGATCTGGCCGGATTCGCGGGCTGTTCGCGCCAGACCGTGAACAAGACCCTGTCGCAGCTGCGCGCCGATGGCGTGGTCGAGATGGGGCGCGGCGCCATCCGCATCCTGGACCGCGACCGCCTGCAGGCCGCCCGCCCGGGGGGCGAGCAGATCTTGCTGGACGAGGCCGCGACCGGCCCGCATATGCCGAAGGTGTGA